Proteins encoded by one window of Armatimonadota bacterium:
- a CDS encoding cytochrome c oxidase subunit 3, whose translation MTGPASTLERPRRTPDLPIGPGGPSVATGDGGAAGQAPVGAALIAAWLLVAAITLLFAAFTATLLARRAEADWRGGPLPAVLWASTAVLLLSSGAMEWARAGGRRGRRDRLWAGLLLTLVLGVVFVGLQWTAWRQLVRIGVYMSTNPHSAFFYLLTGAHAVHVAGGLGWLAQALARTRRAASAAAAMAAVDPAAVYWHFLDVLWLYLFTILFAL comes from the coding sequence GTGACCGGCCCTGCGTCCACCCTGGAGCGTCCCCGCCGCACGCCCGATCTGCCCATCGGGCCCGGCGGTCCCTCCGTAGCCACCGGCGACGGAGGGGCGGCCGGGCAGGCGCCGGTCGGGGCAGCCTTGATCGCGGCCTGGCTGCTGGTCGCGGCCATCACCCTGCTCTTCGCGGCGTTCACGGCGACACTGCTGGCCCGCCGGGCGGAGGCGGACTGGCGGGGCGGGCCGCTGCCGGCCGTGCTGTGGGCGAGTACCGCCGTGCTGCTGCTGAGCAGCGGGGCGATGGAGTGGGCGCGCGCCGGCGGGCGGCGGGGCCGCCGGGACCGCCTGTGGGCCGGGTTGCTTCTGACGCTGGTCCTGGGCGTGGTCTTCGTCGGCCTGCAGTGGACGGCCTGGCGGCAGCTGGTGCGGATCGGAGTCTACATGTCCACCAACCCGCACAGCGCCTTCTTCTACCTGCTCACCGGGGCCCACGCGGTGCACGTGGCCGGAGGGCTGGGCTGGCTGGCCCAGGCCCTGGCCCGGACCCGCCGGGCGGCTTCGGCCGCCGCGGCGATGGCCGCCGTGGATCCCGCGGCCGTGTACTGGCACTTCCTGGACGTGCTGTGGCTGTACCTGTTCACGATCCTGTTCGCGCTGTAG
- a CDS encoding cytochrome C oxidase subunit IV family protein, whose translation MSETHANGNGDAVAVTAAPARLAGRAEQAHGAGYRIYAVTWFWLLAITVVELAIVLLHVPKVVLATALLIMALLKAALIVAYFMHLRYEKLSFVYAVIVPMVFLAVVLWSGTFPDALNVFRLRP comes from the coding sequence ATGTCCGAGACACACGCCAACGGAAACGGGGACGCGGTCGCCGTCACCGCGGCGCCGGCCCGTCTCGCCGGAAGGGCGGAACAGGCCCACGGGGCGGGCTACCGGATCTATGCGGTGACCTGGTTCTGGTTGCTGGCCATCACCGTGGTCGAGCTGGCCATCGTCCTGCTCCACGTGCCGAAGGTCGTCCTGGCCACCGCCCTGCTGATCATGGCCCTGCTCAAGGCGGCGCTGATCGTCGCCTACTTCATGCACCTGCGTTACGAGAAACTGTCCTTCGTCTACGCCGTCATCGTCCCGATGGTCTTCCTGGCGGTCGTGCTCTGGTCCGGCACGTTCCCCGACGCCCTGAACGTCTTCCGTCTGCGTCCCTAG
- a CDS encoding cytochrome c oxidase subunit 3, with protein MATQTVEQTAVRGGVSDWSGGRSPFGISWPKLMMWLFLVQDTLTFAGLLTGYGVMRLVQGRWPVQSEVFNLYLVGAMTFVLICSSATMAVAVAAAKRGDRRKVPPYLLLTALGGLLFLAGQYYEWSHFIAEGARLFTNPWGIPQFSATFFITTGFHGAHVTAGVLYLLITLGRWTRRSIQPESIEIAGLYWHFVDLVWVFIFTLLYLI; from the coding sequence ATGGCGACGCAGACGGTGGAGCAGACGGCGGTCCGGGGCGGGGTGAGCGACTGGAGCGGGGGCCGGTCGCCCTTCGGGATCTCCTGGCCCAAGTTGATGATGTGGCTGTTCCTGGTGCAGGACACCCTGACCTTTGCCGGCCTGCTCACCGGGTACGGCGTGATGCGTCTGGTGCAGGGCCGGTGGCCGGTCCAGTCCGAAGTGTTCAACCTCTACCTGGTCGGGGCCATGACCTTCGTCCTCATCTGCAGCAGCGCGACGATGGCCGTGGCCGTGGCGGCGGCCAAGCGCGGCGACCGCCGGAAGGTGCCCCCCTACCTCCTGCTCACCGCGCTGGGCGGGCTGCTGTTCCTGGCCGGCCAGTACTACGAGTGGAGCCACTTCATCGCCGAGGGGGCGCGCCTCTTCACCAACCCCTGGGGGATTCCCCAGTTCAGCGCCACCTTCTTCATCACCACGGGATTTCACGGCGCCCACGTTACGGCGGGCGTCCTGTACCTGCTCATCACGCTCGGGCGGTGGACCCGGCGCAGCATCCAGCCGGAGAGCATCGAGATCGCCGGGTTGTACTGGCACTTCGTCGACCTGGTCTGGGTCTTCATCTTCACCCTGCTGTACCTGATCTAG
- a CDS encoding cbb3-type cytochrome c oxidase subunit I, with protein sequence MTVTHEAHPGHRQSFLTRYIFSQDHKIIGLQYLFTSLFMAVVGGFLAMLIRMQLGFPTAKFYWAQWLFPGGFANNQIKPDFYLAVVTMHGTIMIFFVLTTALSGGFGNFLIPLQIGARDMAFPFMNMLSYWLYPPAIVVLLLSFFVSGGAPNAGWTSYPPLSALPNAAPGSGLGQTLWLISLAILIVAFLFGSLNYITTILQLRARGMSLLRMPLTIWGLLFTAILMLLSFPVLFAAAIMLLFDRLGGTSFFVPAGLVVGNTVIQHAGGSPLLWQHLFWFLGHPEVYVLILPPMGIVSEVLATHARKPIFGYPFMVGSMAAISFLSFVVWGHHMFVSGMHPLVGMAFMTTTLAIAIPSAVKTFNWLATLWRARIRFTTAMMFAIGFISLFVTGGLTGIFLGSPAIDIYVHDTYFVVAHFHFVMASAALFGIFAGTYHWFPKMFGRFMNERLGKWHFWLTFIGIYLTFFPMHFAGIAGMMRRIFSTGLYAHLQGLAWVNIFISLAAFMLGAAQLLFIWNLFASLVRGQRAPANPWGATTLEWQTSSPPPHGNFPGALPEVHRWPYDYSVPGAPEDFIPQTVPVTAVPAPVHGGSGEGPPGGKGQ encoded by the coding sequence ATGACCGTCACCCACGAGGCCCACCCCGGGCACCGGCAGAGCTTCCTGACCCGCTACATCTTCAGCCAGGATCACAAGATCATCGGCCTCCAGTACCTGTTCACCTCGCTGTTCATGGCCGTGGTCGGCGGATTCCTGGCCATGCTCATCCGGATGCAGCTCGGGTTTCCCACGGCCAAGTTCTACTGGGCACAGTGGCTGTTCCCCGGAGGGTTCGCCAACAACCAGATCAAGCCCGATTTCTACCTGGCCGTGGTCACGATGCACGGCACGATCATGATCTTCTTCGTCCTGACCACGGCCCTCAGCGGCGGGTTCGGAAACTTCCTCATCCCCCTGCAGATCGGCGCGCGGGATATGGCCTTTCCCTTCATGAACATGCTGTCCTACTGGCTCTATCCCCCGGCCATCGTCGTGCTGCTCCTGAGCTTCTTCGTCTCCGGAGGCGCGCCGAACGCGGGCTGGACCTCCTACCCGCCCCTCTCGGCCCTCCCCAACGCCGCGCCGGGCTCGGGACTGGGACAGACGCTGTGGCTGATCAGCCTGGCCATCCTCATCGTGGCCTTCCTCTTCGGATCCCTGAACTACATCACGACCATCCTGCAGCTGCGCGCGCGGGGGATGTCGCTGCTGCGGATGCCGCTGACGATCTGGGGGCTGCTCTTTACGGCGATCCTGATGCTGCTGTCCTTCCCGGTGCTCTTCGCCGCGGCCATCATGCTGCTCTTCGACCGCCTGGGCGGCACCAGCTTCTTCGTCCCCGCCGGCCTGGTGGTCGGAAACACGGTGATCCAGCACGCCGGAGGCAGCCCGCTGCTGTGGCAGCACCTGTTCTGGTTCCTGGGCCACCCCGAGGTGTACGTGCTCATCCTGCCCCCCATGGGCATCGTCTCCGAGGTGCTGGCGACCCACGCCCGCAAGCCGATCTTCGGCTACCCCTTCATGGTCGGGTCGATGGCGGCGATCTCCTTCCTCAGCTTCGTGGTTTGGGGCCACCACATGTTCGTCAGCGGGATGCATCCGCTGGTGGGCATGGCCTTCATGACCACCACCCTGGCCATCGCCATCCCCTCCGCGGTGAAGACCTTCAACTGGCTGGCCACGCTGTGGCGGGCCCGGATCCGGTTCACCACGGCCATGATGTTCGCCATCGGGTTCATCTCGCTGTTCGTCACCGGAGGACTGACCGGGATCTTCCTGGGCTCCCCGGCCATCGACATCTACGTGCACGACACCTACTTCGTCGTCGCGCACTTCCACTTCGTCATGGCCAGCGCGGCGCTGTTCGGGATCTTCGCCGGCACCTATCACTGGTTCCCCAAGATGTTCGGCCGGTTCATGAACGAGCGGCTGGGGAAGTGGCACTTCTGGCTGACCTTCATCGGGATCTACCTGACCTTCTTTCCCATGCACTTCGCGGGCATCGCCGGGATGATGCGCCGGATCTTCTCCACCGGCCTCTACGCCCACCTCCAGGGCCTGGCCTGGGTGAATATCTTCATCTCCCTCGCCGCCTTCATGCTGGGGGCGGCGCAACTCCTCTTCATCTGGAACCTGTTCGCCAGCCTGGTCCGCGGCCAGCGCGCGCCGGCCAATCCGTGGGGGGCCACCACCCTGGAATGGCAGACCTCCTCGCCGCCGCCCCACGGTAACTTTCCGGGCGCACTGCCGGAAGTGCACCGGTGGCCCTACGACTACAGCGTGCCCGGCGCGCCTGAAGATTTCATCCCGCAGACCGTCCCCGTCACCGCCGTCCCGGCACCGGTGCACGGCGGCTCCGGCGAAGGCCCCCCGGGAGGGAAGGGGCAGTGA
- the coxB gene encoding cytochrome c oxidase subunit II, producing MIDSPRDADAPRTGRRYGLVVLLFVALGGALSFALARTRWWLPPGASTQAAEIDRLFTTTLIVTGIVFVLVHIFLAVLIWQGGRRTAPAAYWHDNRTLELTYTLAPAAILVTLIAMGAVVWARVHAAPPPDALVVEVRAEQFGWVFRYPGADGQFGRTDATRFLTRDNPLGIDPTDPAGRDDIVARELHLIAGRPVHIRLSAKDVLHSFFVPQFRVKQDAVPGMVQSVVFEPTRAGTYEIACAELCGVGHYIMRGKVVVETRGAFETWLAAQQPFAP from the coding sequence ATGATCGATTCCCCGCGGGACGCCGACGCGCCGCGCACCGGACGCCGGTACGGCCTGGTGGTGCTCCTGTTCGTGGCCCTGGGCGGGGCACTGTCCTTCGCCCTGGCCCGGACCCGGTGGTGGCTGCCGCCGGGAGCCAGCACCCAGGCGGCGGAGATCGACCGGCTCTTCACCACCACGTTGATCGTGACGGGCATCGTCTTCGTCCTGGTGCACATCTTCCTGGCCGTACTCATCTGGCAGGGCGGCCGGCGCACCGCGCCCGCCGCCTACTGGCACGACAACCGCACGCTGGAGCTGACCTACACCCTGGCTCCGGCGGCGATCCTGGTCACGCTCATCGCCATGGGCGCCGTGGTCTGGGCGCGCGTGCACGCCGCGCCGCCGCCGGACGCGCTGGTCGTGGAGGTGCGGGCGGAGCAGTTCGGCTGGGTCTTTCGCTATCCCGGGGCCGACGGACAGTTCGGGCGGACGGATGCGACCCGCTTCCTGACCCGGGACAATCCCCTGGGCATCGATCCGACGGATCCGGCCGGGCGGGACGACATCGTCGCCCGGGAGCTGCACCTGATCGCCGGCCGGCCGGTGCACATCCGGCTGAGCGCCAAGGACGTCTTACACAGCTTCTTCGTCCCCCAGTTTCGGGTGAAGCAGGACGCCGTCCCGGGGATGGTCCAAAGCGTCGTCTTCGAGCCGACGCGGGCCGGAACCTACGAGATCGCCTGCGCCGAACTGTGCGGCGTGGGGCACTACATCATGCGCGGGAAAGTCGTCGTCGAGACCCGGGGGGCCTTCGAGACCTGGCTCGCGGCGCAGCAACCCTTTGCGCCCTGA